ttaatgtgagGAATTAtgtcatcctttagctcttgaattgtttgctggcttatcgacgtacaccttttctttcaaataactccaaagaaagatgtccaacggtgtcaaatcacatgaccttggcggccaattgacatcgccgcgacgtgagattattcggccatcaaatttttcgcgcaaaagagccattgtttcgttagctgtgtgacaattGGCACCGTCCTGtggaaaccacatatcgtccacatccatatcttccgattcgggccataaaaagttcattatcatctcacgatagcgaacactattcacagtaactgcctgaccggcttcattttggaaaaaatacggcccattgATGTCTCCGGCCCGTAAAcctcaccaaacagtcactctttgtgggtgcattggtttttcggcaatcactcttggattatcattcgcccaaatgcggcttattgacgaatccactgaggtgaaaatgtgccacatcactgaagatgattttcttcgaaaattggcccgttttcataataagcctgaataactttaacgcgttgttcggatgtgtatctttccatggttcaaactgagttaatctgaaattgaaaaatgtcaaatgaaatgcagaaaaacttaacgtttaggtgtgaatcacattcaacatcggcccttgaaatttaaccaccctttatgtacAGATGTGGTCACAATAATAGCAAGCAAagtttttgctacttttttatttactttatttcttataaaaatattgattgtactacaagtttaaaaaattccaaaacgttcattaaaagttaaaatttcttAGTCAGAATTTTAGCTGGTGGTGTAAGGTAAAATGTACGTCTACATGGCTTTACTTATGGGCGTTCTATAGTTGCCAAACTGGCTGAATTCTCCCAATTTTGCATATCATCAATTAAATCTGATCATCAAGtggatttctttaaaactttcgATACTTCATCGCCTAGTGTATTGCTGTTTGAAGCTTGAAAAATTagatttccattaaaattttctttttctttggttAAGATCCTATCTCCCTCATATGTCGAAATTGCTAATAGGGGGTTTTCCAGTAACAGGTGTtataggtgaatggattgcgctatcgagagatcgttcacgattttttatggccggaattggatgtattgatctggacagcaTTTATGTTTAACCAGACGGAGCTACGTGCCacaaaagcaacgaaaccattgatcttttacgggaaagtttccggacccagttatctctcgaagcggtgatcacaattggccaccgagatcttgtgatttaacaccttgtgacttttttctttgggttcTTTGGGTTTTCCCAGGgttgattcaagacctcaaagatagaattcgtgaggctatcgaggacataggccagccactttgcaattcggttatggaaaatttcatgaaaagggtaTTGTTccgtaagcgtggtcgtggtggtcatttgcctgatattattttccactattaacggcacagcttcctctttataatgaaataaacccccgatcatttatattaaaaaatagcatttttctttgaatatcaaaataacacctctgtttggaaaaccctatattaaatgaaatgttttcGTTGCACTTCTGGTGTGACTCAGGGTAACATTCTTGGACCGTTATTATTCGTACTTTTTAATGAATCGAAATTTCCGTTCTATGCAagtgatttgaaaattttcagcttaattagCTGCAAGTTAaagattttgttattaaaaagtgAGTTAAATAAACTATCTGAACTGTGTTACAGAAACGAGTGTCGCTTAATATCAGTAAATGTTTCCACTTGGCATTCACTGAAGTTCTAGGATTTCCTCTACTTATCCCATTTCTGATACTCATCTTTCCACTGTTAATAAATTTTCGGATCTAGGTGCTGTTTTTGTCTCAGGGTTCACCTTTGTTAATCATATTAGCTTCATTATTCCGAAGGCTTATTCAAACTGAGCCTTTTTGCAATATTACGCGctagaatttaaaatttcttatactAGAAAAACTCTTTGTGGTTGTGCAGTGAAGTCAAAGTTGGAGTACGCCTCGGTAATTTATAATCTAACTTACGTTGTTTATTCCCAAAGAACCGAAAGAAGTTATCCTGTTTACTCTGCAATCTCTTCATTTTAATGAGCCATGCCCGTCTTATGGAGCCCGTTGtatgttaataaatttaaaatcagtTTTCTCAAGGCGTATAGTATTTATCTGTGATATTTTATGTGTTATCATTATGTCCAAATTTACTGGATCAGATAAGCTTTAGTATTCCCAAAAAGATTTTGTGTTTTCATTTTTcgttgtattttaaaatttttaaatcaaattatttaaattatgaatCCATTACTAGGCCTCGTAATGAAATTAACAGAATTCCTAAAGGCCTCGATCTCGATTTTGCTCTTCCTCATCATCTtcatcggttcctgcttctccCACTGGAGCATTGGGACTCAGTAAAACAGCCCCATCTGGCTCTGTTGCTTGCAAGaagcttgattttgttccaagtTTTTCCAGAAGTTTCCACTTCTTTCTGAACAGTTCTCCTCCAGGATATTTTTGGACGGCCAATCTTGCAAACATCTTGTGAATTCCAATCCAGTGTTTCGCGGCAGATTTTATTTGCGCCCTTGCGAATCGTATGCCCAATCCACCTCCACTTTCCCACTTTTACTACTTTAGTTACCTACTGAATTTCGCACCTCTCGTACAGATCGGCCTTACTTATGATGTTGGGTCACCAGATCGTCAATATCTTGCGTAAACCTCTGTTCACAcaagtttaaattttgtttgcaatcTAATTGTTTGTGGCGGCttcggcttcggcggcacacctccatccgatggtccaaattttcgatgacgctgaggcataattgaggttctatgccgttaatgtgagGAATTAtgtcatcctttagctcttgaattgtttgctggcttatcgacgtacaccttttctttcaaataactccaaagaaagaagtacaACGGAGTCGTTGACGTttgggtgtggttcacattcaacatccgcccttgaaatttaaccacccttaagtatatttgacttaaaaatccattattttgtgTGCTAGTTGAGTATGCTCGACGGCCAAATGATCGGAGCTGTTCATACGCGCCGTTCGCTTTATTTATTCTGGCGGTAACGTCTAGTTTCCTACTATCTTCAGCGGCAGTGATACTTCCCAAGTAAGTAAAAGTGTCAACGTTCTCAATTTGATCACCATTTAAGATGAACGGGCGGCTGCTCGTGGACCGAATTTTCATGGCTTTCCTTTTTTCGTGATTTATTTTTAGTCCTGCATTCAATGAGGTTGAGAACAGATCGTCAATTTTGTTCTGCATGTCGGTGTGTCTGACGAAGAgaagacatacatatgtcatcAGCGTAGGCAAGGTCTGCGAGATGTTCATGGAAGTTCCGAAAGTACCCTCAATGCAGCATTTTAGTATATCAccgataataattaaaaattgataaGAAGACAATAGGCAGTCTTGCTGTACACCAGAACTGGTGGGAATGCTTTCCGACAGATTACCATTCTGCAAAATCCTGCATTAAAGTTGTTGTAATGCGCGCCTACGAGAGATATTAGCTTCGCCGTTCTCTTCCTCTGTTGCTGTTGTTCCTCCTCCGAGCAGATCCCAATTGGAAGTTTCCCTTTATCCGCCCtataaacttaatatttttcacattaaaaaaattagggtCAGTATGATCCAAAGGGGGGAAAAAATTTAGCTAAACTGTTCCacgaaaatatttagttttataccttttttttcataatttagaACAACTTGGGACCAAATTAGGCAAACTGGAATTctgcgtaaaaaaaaaatgatgacacTTAGGGACAAAACGGCAGATAGTTCAATAGGCCACGGCGCTTCCTCTTTCACAATTGCAATtgcatttttactatttttggctGCTGCACAGTGTTATTTATGTATTCTTATAGAGGCTCGAAAAACCCACAAATATAATTGAATatcaaatagaaataaaatcagaGCTGTAATCTTCCCTTTAGGAAACATGAAAAAGGACATGTCAAACAATTTCTGAGTAAATGCAGGTTGTTTGTGATTACAAATTGATAGCAAATATTTGCACGCAATGCATCTCAGCGCAAGTGTGCCTCTAAATGTTAAGAGGTGTCAGTACAACTTAGCGCTTCGAGTCACGTCGTTTGTTCACCACTTCCATCATGGCAGCAGTGCAGTGTTTCAAATATTTAGTAGTATTATTAGTGCTGGCACTCAAGCCGAATTCCATCAACTCTTCTATACTTTCTGCGGCTGAAAATGGCGCAGTAAATAACGAGCTACTAGAATTGCTAGATATGGTGCGAGAGGAGCGCGACTACAATACAATCGCCATTGGGCAGTCGTCGAGGGAGAATTGCGTGTTTGAAAATCTTCTTCAAGAAATATCAGTGCCTGTGGTGCTGCTCAACAAAAGGTTGGAATACAAATACAACACAAAATTCTCAAAAGAACTGCTTATTCTGCTCTGCCCAAAGCAGCGCGGTGTGGTTGCCACCTTGGCAGAGCTGAATGTATTTCGTGGCTTGAAGCAAACGCGTATTGTGGTTTATGTGCCACATGCGTCCAATCTTGAGCTGATCAAACAATACTGCAATGATGCCATGGCTAGTGACATTTACAATGTGCTAATAATTCAAAACGACTTTACTGAGACACACAACTACCACACCTGCAACAGATTTCCGTTGGAAGCGCCACCCTACAAAGAAAAGAGTCTGCATTCCACACAGCTCACTTCAAATGTCATCTTCGAGGAACAATTTCGTGATATGCATGGTGCGCCAATACGTACCTACCCGGACCAGCTCGAGCCACGCACCATGCTGTACTATAAGGATAACGGGGAATTGGAATTGGAAGGATACATCGGCAGATTGCTAAGAGTGTTTGCAGCCAAACGAAACGCGACACTAGCCATAGACTATCCTTTCGAGGTGGGAAAAACTACCTTCTATGGTGTATTGATGGAGCTCGCACAAAATGGCAGCCTCGATATAGCTGCAGGCCTGATATTTCCTCAGTCCAAAAAGGAGCTGGAAGCAATGTCATATCCAGTGGAGACTTTGGATTATTGTTATATGGTACCACTACCCGAAACAGTGCCCATTAGTGAGCTATTCGTTGGCATAATACGGTCGCCCACACTTTTCTACATCTTCgtgtttattgtaatttttgctgCACTGCTCACTCATCTCAATACTCGCATGCAACTCAGTTTTATTAACCTCTTCCTGAATGATAAAAGCATTCGTGGCATGTTGAGTCAATCTTTCGTGATAGCAACCAAACCGAGTCTGAGAGTGAAGTTCgtcatatttttactttgctaCATGAGCATCATTACCAACACAACTTACCAAGCTTATCTGCAATCTTTTCTCACACGCCCACCTCTAGAGCCGATGTATCGCAGTTACGAGGACATGGAAGCTGCTGGTCTTAAACTTGTATTCCATGCACATGAAATTGCTGTACTATCTAAATTAAATCAGAGCTTTTCGGAGCACATGCATCTCACCGAAGTTGTCGCTGATTTTGATGTGTGGATGAAGCATCGTTCGCGTATGAACACAAAATATGTGTATCCGGTGTCAAATGCTCGTTGGGATATCTTCAATTTTCAACAGAGCCTCTTCGAACGTCCAATTTACTACTTTAACACGGATTTGTGTTTCTTCAAAAGTGCATTTATGTGTATGCCCAGACGAGTAGATCTACCTTACGTTGATTTATTGGATGACTTTATACTGCGCCTGCATTCTTCAGGTATTATGAAGGAATGGATGTCGTTGAGTTTTTTCGTAATGGCAAAACTGAAAAGGATAGTGATCAAAGATTTGAGTGAGCCGGTGGACTACGGACGTCCGTTAGTGGTCGATGACTTTTTCTGGATACAAATACAATATATCGGTTGCATGGCTCTTGGGTTAGCTGCCTTTGTGGGCGAAATTTTATACTTCCGTTGGAAAAAGATGGCGACCAAGTAAAATGTTTGGAGTTTTATGAATATggtttgaataaaacaaaaaaaagaaagatggAGTGTTAGCTGCACagtgaatttttttctgcatattaatgttatataaatataatgttttttattacaaattaatcAGAAAATCGGAAAATGTTTCGCTTGTGACTTACCTGCAGTAGTAGTTGCGTTTGCATTAAAAATCCGTTGTTGCGTACTTAACATTGGATATACTGGCCTTCCAAAACTGTGAAAGGCGGATGACGCAGtatatctgaaaaaaaattatttgagttcTGTTAAGCTCTCCAGCCATGTTTTGCTCATGCATTAAAATACATGAATTGCCGCCACTAAAGTTGACTGTTTTTTCTTGTGAACCGCGATGAGAACTGCTGTAGTTTAGAAAGTCTGACAGGTTTCATCGCTCGAAAATAtgctataccatttttttatactctCTGATCCACACCACGACTTGTGCTCTTGAGCAAAACTTTTCCTCCTCCTTAAATTTACTTGTTTCAACAGAGGAACAATGCGAACTATTCTGCCTGGTAGGTTCAGTTGCAACAGCTCTTGATGTCTTAAAAGGATAACTATTGACAAGAGTCACAATTAAATCATTAAAGTAGTGCAAGCCGTTTTCTTTTTGCCACCACGTCGCCTGCGGATTTTTTGGACTTAAGagcatttacaacaaaatttgtacAAGGTTAGGTACACCAATTACTTTTGCGCAATGAAAAAAGGCGTTGGCTCTGGAACGAATCATGCATCGACCCAAGTTTTAGCCATTTATCAAATATGGAAATACTGTTCAGCTACTCGTATGCGCTATCTCGACTATTAGGTGTGTGGTATAAGTCCTTCCATTTCGATCTTGCTATAAAAGTTAAGAAATCTCAACATTgattatatcgggtgttttttatgaGCTTGAGGACTTAAAATAATAGTACAAAACAGAGATATTGTTGgaattcgtttttttgttttaaatttttattgaatgccAGCTCCTTCCTGCCGATGAGGCTGTCTTGCGTGAGAACCGCACGTAAATTAGACGAAGAGCTctgtgaacttcgcgaacaggtttattttatttgttcaaaacaaatttccaaattttggaAGTGATAATTCAGGATGACTagtcaaaccttactgaacagaaatgtcgaGACCACTTGCCATTCTcgactgtcaaaccatagttatccaAATCGATAGTTCTTCTGCTACCCCAGCGGGTCGGCGGAAAGAATACATCCGCGGTAAGGCATGCCTGTCAtaagaggcgactaaaatccGGCAGGAGAGGAAGGGGTTCGGCTCGAAAGGCCACATATACCTCGGCTAAAAGCCGACCAGATGTGTTGCTCGACGTTTACAATGCATAAATTACTCAAAGCATCTTCCCTAAGCTGTGGAAAATATAGAAACAGATGCTGATCAGTAAGGGTAGGGGTGACCCAGCGCAACCGTCAGCGTGGCGTCCGCTTTGCATGCTGGACAGCGTCGGGAAATTGTTTGAGAAACTGATGAAGCGTAGACTTGCAGAGTCTGTTGAGAGAGCAGGAGGATTGTCAGCAAGGCAATACGGTTTCCGACGCGGAAAATCAACCCTTGGCGCAATAGAGGAGGCGGTAAGCAGCGCTCAACGCAGACGCCACTACCCGAATCGCATCACCGTCCACGCTTGATGTACGAAACGGATTTAACAGCCTATGATGGACAAACATTATAAAGGCACTacgagaaaggtttcgaataccGGCTAAGGATTCTCCAGAGCTACCTGAGCGAGCGCGAACTGCAGTACGACATACCAGATGGTTAGAAAAAAGCGATAATGTCTGGCGCTGCTCAAGGATCTATTCTTGGCCTCGATCTCTGGAGTAcgagcatagaaatgccagaagtTACATACttagtgggatacgcggacgatatagtggcggtcataccagctcgggacactgaggacgctagaaggaagctgaaccaagttatgacaaggacgcaaatatggcttgaggaccatggcctggaactcgccaaacataaaactGAAGTCATTTttatgacacgaggtcacatgccactcgatgtcagcatgcaaataggcgacacgtccttagtgacccaaaaagtagtgaaatcttaggtattcaacttgactgcaggcttactttccgggcccagatacggcatgcggctaccaaagcagcaacggtcacgggtatgctaagtagattaatggcaagCATCGGTGGGCCAACTTAGAACAAAATAAAGCTAATTATGGCGACCACAcgctcaattctcctgtacggcagcgaagtatgagGAATTATGCTAAAgtgcaaagccaagcgcaaagcactggaggctgtgcaacgaacagcggcactcagagttttctcagcctaccgcactgtctcaggcgctgcaattttcgtgatcagcggtcagatagccatcgacctcatggtccgggaacgaatggatacgtgggactccaagaagaaacacgtcaaagccgatgggacactgagctgagtggcagatggacggcgaaacttattccatcaattaacaaatgggtccaaaggaactttggagaagtgaactacttcttaactcagttccttttgggccacggatacttccggagttaCCTACACCGtttgggcaaggtaaccgattccaagtgcatatacagCAAAGCACCGAGCGATggcgctgaacacacgttttttagttgtgacagatggctcgcggaaagaaatgctctgaggaagcagattggcgacaacgcACCGAGCAATATAATCAgcaaaattctcgaacacgagggcagctggaacgcggtaaagaattACATCGAGAACGTGctacgaaaaaaaagattgaccttgacacagtgcaacaaagcgaagccgcataGAGAgatacacaagaagacgagcctatagcatgaaagctagctacaaatatggtggacccagacgtgggtgaatagaattagtCCTtgatagaaagcagttccgggaagggtgtctccccagaaggagagaagggatcgttttagtggccacaccacacgacgcagtagacgacggtggctgtaagtgcgaaggcattttgaaccctacctgacccaccaaaaaaaaaaaatagttcttatGCAGCTAAAAAGCACGATTTATTTGATGGAGGTTTCTGTTTGTCGTTCAAAACCCGAAGAGAGTGCATAATAAACCGCTGCCGCTCTTGTATTTTCCattggtaaatatttttacacggCGAGCACCAAGCCACCATTTGGTGTTACACGTTTTGAGCCCGTGAAACCGAGGtgaaataattcataaatttccCAGTTtgctcttttaaatttttgcctGTATATTAGTTTGTTGTTCAAttacaatttcaattatttttccgtGTGTTTCATCCGCTGCTTAAGTTGCGTTCTTAAAGATGTAATGGCATTTCTTTGACAGAAGTCATGAGAATGATTACTCCACCCAAAGTTTGGGCACCATTCGCATTTCTCACCCGAACTTGAAGAaaactttgcaaatttcaaTAAGAAACATGGCCAATTTCTTTAGACAATTCCCGAATTGGCTGTGTCAACCAGGCTTCTATGCGGTGATGTGTTAACACAAATAAGTAAGTAAATGCACTCGAACGTTGATTTTATTTTCGCGCGCAGCAGATGCCAGCAATCCAAGTTTTTCACCCAGCCTCGCTCGTCACCACTGTTCAATGCTCCTATTGAAGTTACCAATACAGCCAATTTATCTAAACTGCCAGTATCAAGGTGGAGCTACGTACATacactcatatacatatatacacacgctTATTTGTATGTTCAAGCGCAATGTTGAAAAAGAAACTTTCAAAACTGCCAACGTGCCAAGGCTGAAGGACCAAGTTTTCACCGCACCGCACTTCGACTCCTGCCATCCAAATGCATGCGCATACAAAAACCTCAAAATGCagagcaacaacaatatttgtatgtaagcaTTCACCTTTTCGGCCGCCCTAACCGATTGTGTCAACTGTaggcaaataaaatttgaaacgcAGACACTAAATCCACAAAGTCCAAttgaaaagttttagcaaagcgagaaacattttttttttttcgaaaaggaaaaataaatggaaaaaagttgaCGTTAAGGAAATTATTGCTTGCGGCAACGCACAACCGATTGCATCATACCTACCGTTGGCAAGCAGGTGGCAGCACCTTCCTTCTTTCCGAAAACGACTGATGGCATGTCGCCAGCGAGAAgcaattaaatttcttaatcGTCGCGGAAACTGGACGCATCAATGAATTTCTCCAACCATGGGCACACATTTTCTTTAGttgaacacacatacatacacacatatatgcatgtttgaGTGTATGTGTGGAGTAGTGCTAGGTATTGGTAAACTTTAAAGTGTGGCCACAGCTGGTTGGCGGCAATGTAGTCTTTGCTTTACTGCTGTTATTGTGGCGCtcgaaattatatattttcagctaaattgcaaaattttctgaaaatatgtaaatttcgcacagatttattaaaatttgtgtttacgTAGGCAAGtaataaaatggaaaagtatttgatgttaataaaaaatatttttgctaaatgTTTCTCATTCCTGCTCGGAGTTCCAGTTgagagaaaaattaatttaaaatttttcttcgctTATTAAAAGTcgcttattaaaatttgtgatttattaaaattccacAGCTTTCATATTTGTATTGTGGGATATTGAAATAGCTAGCGCAGTTGAGGGAGGATAAATATTATCATATGATTTCTGAATATTCTGATTCAGTGTGCATTATTGACTCTTTAGTTTTGAAGAATCATGAGCCTTAATTGCTCTAACAGTAATTTCAACTTGCTACGAAGGCAATAGCCCGTGGTTATGAGGAAAGtcaaggggttaggggtagtcagaatttaaaaaaaattgaatatgtatttttttttgtattttttttaagtataatatctgaaaaatattgtgtgaaaatttgaagtgaattcgagaaatacttttcgagttattcaagaattaacaaagggcgctcgggcgctcgatagcaaaactttaaatgcgtttttctcaaaactacgttttttgaactggtgatcactgtaacttaaaaatcgcttaatagatttc
The sequence above is drawn from the Anastrepha obliqua isolate idAnaObli1 chromosome 4, idAnaObli1_1.0, whole genome shotgun sequence genome and encodes:
- the LOC129246393 gene encoding uncharacterized protein LOC129246393, giving the protein MAAVQCFKYLVVLLVLALKPNSINSSILSAAENGAVNNELLELLDMVREERDYNTIAIGQSSRENCVFENLLQEISVPVVLLNKRLEYKYNTKFSKELLILLCPKQRGVVATLAELNVFRGLKQTRIVVYVPHASNLELIKQYCNDAMASDIYNVLIIQNDFTETHNYHTCNRFPLEAPPYKEKSLHSTQLTSNVIFEEQFRDMHGAPIRTYPDQLEPRTMLYYKDNGELELEGYIGRLLRVFAAKRNATLAIDYPFEVGKTTFYGVLMELAQNGSLDIAAGLIFPQSKKELEAMSYPVETLDYCYMVPLPETVPISELFVGIIRSPTLFYIFVFIVIFAALLTHLNTRMQLSFINLFLNDKSIRGMLSQSFVIATKPSLRVKFVIFLLCYMSIITNTTYQAYLQSFLTRPPLEPMYRSYEDMEAAGLKLVFHAHEIAVLSKLNQSFSEHMHLTEVVADFDVWMKHRSRMNTKYVYPVSNARWDIFNFQQSLFERPIYYFNTDLCFFKSAFMCMPRRVDLPYVDLLDDFILRLHSSGIMKEWMSLSFFVMAKLKRIVIKDLSEPVDYGRPLVVDDFFWIQIQYIGCMALGLAAFVGEILYFRWKKMATK